The following proteins are encoded in a genomic region of Enterocloster clostridioformis:
- a CDS encoding GrdB-related putative oxidoreductase, protein MKIIMIYDQIQSGLGTKDDTMVPLTGKREPIGPAVMMEPFLKQVDGHVTACLCCGNGTFLADPEEVSRKLCAMVNKLQPDVVMCGPAFNFADYAGMCAKVACDINATTKAKAFAAMSAENEDTIAAYKDKVAIVKTPKKGGMGLNDALKNMCTLAKALADGSDTAELEHKFCFK, encoded by the coding sequence ATGAAAATTATTATGATATACGACCAGATTCAGTCCGGTCTCGGAACAAAAGATGACACAATGGTTCCCCTTACAGGCAAAAGAGAGCCCATCGGTCCCGCGGTCATGATGGAGCCCTTCTTAAAGCAGGTGGACGGCCATGTGACAGCCTGCCTGTGCTGCGGCAACGGAACCTTCCTGGCTGACCCGGAGGAGGTCAGCCGCAAGCTCTGCGCCATGGTAAACAAGCTGCAGCCGGATGTGGTCATGTGCGGTCCTGCCTTTAATTTCGCTGACTATGCGGGTATGTGCGCCAAGGTGGCATGCGACATCAACGCCACCACAAAGGCAAAGGCATTTGCAGCCATGTCCGCTGAGAACGAAGATACCATAGCTGCCTACAAGGACAAGGTGGCCATTGTGAAAACTCCGAAAAAGGGCGGCATGGGACTGAATGACGCGCTTAAGAACATGTGCACGTTGGCAAAGGCACTGGCTGACGGCAGCGATACGGCGGAACTGGAACATAAATTCTGTTTCAAATAG